A stretch of the uncultured Cohaesibacter sp. genome encodes the following:
- the ligA gene encoding NAD-dependent DNA ligase LigA: MMDRIALRAKAVDQLDRVEAEHELAFLAEEIAEADRLYHGEDNPELSDAAYDALRKRNKALELRYPDLRRADSPTVRVGAAPSDKFAKITHAVPMLSLDNAFNDEDVRDFATRVRKYLGLPHTETIALTAEPKIDGLSASLRYENGALVYGVTRGDGAVGEDITANLKTIESIPHQLKGEGIPAVVEVRGEVFFPRSEFLALNARQEASGGKVFANPRNAAAGSLRQLDTNITRSRNLAFFAYAWGEVSEPLAETQYEAVQRLARWGFVINDQMRRHESIDDLLDHYRAIEAQRSSLDYDIDGVVYKVDSLDYQRRLGFVSRAPRWAIAHKFPAEQAMTHLLAIDIQVGRTGALTPVAKLEPVTVGGVVVSNATLHNEDEIARKGVMIGDMVVVQRAGDVIPQIVGPVLDQRPEGLEPYVFPETCPICGSHAVREKKENGELDAIRRCTGGLICPAQAVEQLRHFVSRNAMDIDGLGEKQVRAFFEQGMIANAADIFSLRQQDAEKARGEQLRDQDGWGPVSARKLFDAIEDRREVELHRFVFALGIRHVGEGNAKLLARHYGSFAALREAMEKAGEGDSEAWQDLLGIDGIGAIVARAVVEFFKESHNIEVLDKLLEEVTPQDAAVVQSDSSVSGKTVVFTGSLERLSRTEAKNQAESLGAKVSGSVSKKTDILVAGPGAGSKLKKAQELEIQIMSEDEWIDLINQ; encoded by the coding sequence ATGATGGATCGTATTGCGTTGCGGGCGAAGGCGGTTGACCAGCTTGATCGGGTTGAAGCCGAACATGAATTGGCCTTTCTGGCCGAAGAAATTGCCGAAGCCGACCGGCTTTACCATGGCGAAGACAATCCCGAATTGAGCGATGCGGCCTATGATGCGCTGCGCAAGCGCAACAAGGCGCTGGAATTGCGTTACCCGGATTTGCGTCGCGCAGATAGCCCGACGGTTCGGGTCGGGGCTGCGCCATCGGATAAATTCGCCAAGATCACCCACGCAGTGCCGATGCTGTCGCTGGATAATGCATTCAATGACGAAGACGTCCGCGATTTTGCGACGCGCGTGCGGAAATATCTCGGCTTGCCTCATACCGAGACAATTGCCTTGACTGCGGAGCCGAAGATTGACGGCCTGTCGGCGTCGTTGCGCTATGAAAATGGTGCACTGGTTTATGGGGTGACCCGCGGCGACGGGGCGGTGGGTGAGGATATCACCGCCAATCTGAAGACCATCGAGAGCATCCCGCACCAGCTGAAGGGCGAAGGGATCCCTGCGGTGGTTGAGGTGCGGGGTGAGGTCTTCTTTCCGCGCTCGGAGTTTCTGGCGCTCAATGCCCGACAGGAAGCAAGCGGTGGCAAGGTTTTTGCCAATCCGCGCAACGCAGCGGCCGGATCGCTGCGGCAGTTGGATACGAACATCACCCGGTCGCGCAATCTGGCTTTCTTTGCCTATGCCTGGGGTGAGGTGAGCGAGCCACTGGCAGAGACGCAATATGAAGCCGTGCAACGTCTGGCCCGGTGGGGATTTGTGATCAACGACCAAATGCGTCGCCATGAAAGCATTGACGATCTGTTGGATCATTATCGCGCAATCGAAGCGCAGCGCTCGTCGCTTGATTATGACATTGACGGGGTGGTCTACAAGGTTGACAGCCTTGACTATCAGCGACGGCTGGGCTTCGTCTCGCGGGCACCACGCTGGGCGATTGCGCATAAATTTCCGGCTGAACAGGCGATGACCCATCTGCTGGCTATTGATATTCAGGTGGGCCGGACGGGTGCGCTGACCCCGGTTGCCAAGCTTGAGCCTGTGACGGTTGGTGGCGTGGTGGTCTCCAACGCGACCCTTCATAATGAAGACGAGATTGCACGCAAGGGCGTGATGATCGGCGATATGGTCGTTGTGCAGCGGGCAGGGGATGTGATCCCGCAGATTGTCGGTCCGGTGCTTGATCAGCGGCCGGAAGGGCTGGAGCCTTATGTCTTCCCTGAAACCTGCCCCATTTGCGGCTCTCATGCGGTGCGCGAAAAGAAAGAGAATGGCGAACTGGATGCCATCCGGCGCTGTACCGGTGGTCTCATTTGCCCTGCGCAGGCGGTGGAGCAGCTCCGGCATTTCGTCTCGCGCAATGCAATGGATATCGATGGGCTGGGCGAAAAGCAGGTTCGCGCCTTCTTTGAGCAAGGCATGATTGCCAATGCGGCGGATATTTTTAGCCTCAGGCAGCAGGATGCGGAAAAGGCACGCGGGGAACAACTGCGCGATCAGGATGGCTGGGGGCCTGTCTCGGCTCGCAAATTGTTTGACGCGATTGAGGATCGGCGCGAGGTGGAGCTGCATCGCTTTGTCTTTGCCCTAGGCATTCGCCATGTCGGCGAGGGCAATGCCAAATTATTGGCCCGCCATTATGGCAGCTTTGCCGCTCTGCGTGAGGCGATGGAAAAGGCAGGGGAAGGCGACAGTGAAGCCTGGCAGGACCTGTTGGGGATTGACGGGATCGGGGCGATTGTCGCGCGTGCAGTGGTGGAATTCTTCAAGGAGAGCCACAATATCGAGGTGCTCGACAAGCTGCTTGAAGAAGTGACTCCTCAAGACGCAGCGGTTGTTCAGAGTGACAGCTCTGTGTCTGGCAAGACAGTCGTCTTTACCGGAAGCTTGGAACGGCTGAGCCGGACGGAAGCGAAAAATCAGGCCGAGAGCTTGGGGGCGAAAGTGTCGGGGTCGGTTTCCAAAAAGACTGATATTCTTGTCGCAGGGCCGGGCGCGGGGTCAAAGCTCAAGAAGGCGCAAGAGCTGGAGATCCAGATCATGTCCGAAGATGAGTGGATCGATTTGATCAATCAATAA
- a CDS encoding outer membrane protein assembly factor BamD, producing the protein MGFLSAKQSRFGFALLVTLGVSACASKDPSELAFEEVPAEKLYAEGLHAMETGDSKEAKKKFEEIDRQHPYSNFARKSMLLTAYQNFRGGNYTETVSAAKRFIALYPSDPDVPYAYYLIGESYYRQIPDVTRDQEAAERAMGAMNELVQRYPDSEYADDARKKVRITLDQLAGKEMQIGRYYLERREYIAAINRFKVVVSDFQNTRHIEEALMRLAESYLAMGISHEAQTAIAVLGHNFPDSPWYKRGYNMLNEGGLQPKIQKGSWISRVFS; encoded by the coding sequence ATGGGTTTTCTTTCTGCAAAACAGAGCCGTTTTGGATTTGCTCTGCTGGTGACGCTGGGTGTTTCGGCCTGCGCCAGCAAGGATCCATCCGAACTTGCCTTTGAAGAGGTGCCTGCGGAGAAGCTCTATGCTGAAGGTCTTCATGCCATGGAGACCGGGGATAGCAAGGAAGCCAAGAAGAAGTTCGAGGAAATCGATCGTCAGCATCCCTATTCCAACTTTGCACGCAAATCGATGCTGTTGACGGCCTATCAGAATTTTCGGGGCGGCAACTATACCGAGACCGTCTCGGCTGCGAAGCGCTTCATCGCGCTCTATCCCAGCGATCCAGATGTTCCCTATGCCTATTATCTGATTGGCGAGAGTTACTATCGGCAAATTCCGGACGTTACCCGCGATCAGGAAGCCGCTGAGCGGGCCATGGGTGCGATGAATGAGCTGGTGCAGCGCTATCCAGACTCAGAATATGCCGACGATGCGCGCAAGAAAGTTCGTATTACGCTCGATCAGCTGGCCGGTAAGGAAATGCAGATCGGTCGCTACTATCTGGAGCGTCGCGAATATATTGCTGCCATCAATCGTTTCAAGGTCGTCGTGTCCGACTTTCAGAATACCCGGCACATCGAGGAAGCTCTGATGCGTTTGGCAGAATCCTATCTGGCCATGGGTATCTCCCATGAAGCCCAGACGGCGATTGCGGTTCTGGGGCATAACTTCCCGGACAGCCCATGGTATAAACGTGGCTATAACATGCTGAATGAAGGTGGCTTGCAGCCCAAGATCCAGAAAGGGTCCTGGATCTCTCGCGTCTTTAGCTAA
- the recN gene encoding DNA repair protein RecN, translating into MLASLSIRNIVLIDRLDLEFGEGMTVLTGETGAGKSILLDSLSLAMGGRGDGGLVRAGQKQGQVVAMFELAPDHPVFAFLEEQGIDSDGDLVLRRVQNADGRTRAFVNDQPVSAGTLRQVGDGLVEIHGQHDDRALVDVSVHRGLLDAFDALTPHVEKVSKLFHGWRKAEKDLKALEASIEEARKEADYLNAAVEELTAFGLMEGEEEELATKRTTMMQSEKIAGDLSEAFDILDGNASPIPTLAGMMRRLERKTEQMPGLLDETLGHLNVALNGLEDARGCLESALRATDFDPNELEQVEERLFALRALSRKHKLPADELPGLLEKMRTELDTLDHGEERLVALRADAKETKAAYDKAAAELSKKRERTAKRLIKDVMKELPSLKLDAAQFLVEHSADPDNRTEVGIDQIEFWVQTNPGTKPGPMMKVASGGELSRFLLALKVAMADKGSAPTLVFDEIDTGVGGAVAAAIGRRLARLASNVQVLSVTHAPQVASQAQAHMRIAKTAVKGEKRVATGVTLIDGDHREEEIARMLAGEVISEEARAAARRLMAGEKTEA; encoded by the coding sequence ATGCTCGCCTCTCTTTCTATTCGTAACATCGTTCTGATTGATCGTCTGGATCTTGAATTCGGCGAGGGAATGACTGTGCTCACTGGTGAAACCGGGGCGGGCAAGTCGATCCTGTTGGATTCGTTGTCGCTTGCCATGGGTGGGCGTGGCGATGGGGGCCTCGTGCGGGCCGGGCAGAAGCAGGGCCAGGTGGTGGCCATGTTCGAGCTCGCACCTGACCATCCGGTTTTTGCTTTTCTTGAGGAACAGGGCATTGATAGCGACGGCGACCTTGTGTTGCGCCGTGTGCAAAATGCCGACGGACGCACCCGTGCCTTTGTCAATGACCAGCCGGTCAGTGCTGGCACCTTGCGACAGGTTGGCGATGGACTTGTCGAAATCCACGGCCAGCATGATGATCGCGCCTTGGTGGATGTGTCGGTGCATCGCGGTTTGCTTGATGCCTTTGATGCTCTGACCCCCCATGTGGAGAAGGTTTCCAAGCTGTTCCATGGCTGGCGGAAAGCTGAAAAAGATCTCAAGGCGCTGGAAGCCTCCATTGAGGAAGCACGCAAGGAAGCGGACTATCTCAATGCCGCTGTCGAAGAACTGACGGCCTTTGGCCTGATGGAGGGCGAAGAAGAGGAATTGGCCACCAAACGCACCACCATGATGCAGTCGGAAAAGATTGCCGGGGATCTGAGTGAAGCCTTTGACATCCTCGATGGAAACGCGTCCCCAATCCCGACACTGGCAGGCATGATGCGGCGTCTTGAACGCAAGACCGAGCAAATGCCGGGGTTGCTGGATGAGACATTGGGGCATTTGAATGTGGCACTGAACGGGCTGGAAGATGCTCGTGGCTGTCTGGAGTCTGCCTTGCGGGCGACCGATTTTGATCCCAACGAACTGGAACAGGTCGAAGAGCGCTTGTTTGCGCTGCGTGCCCTGTCGCGCAAGCATAAGCTGCCTGCTGATGAGCTGCCGGGGCTGTTGGAAAAAATGCGCACCGAGCTTGATACTCTTGATCATGGGGAAGAGCGTCTTGTTGCGTTGAGGGCTGACGCCAAGGAGACCAAGGCGGCCTATGACAAGGCGGCCGCAGAGCTGAGCAAGAAACGCGAGCGGACTGCCAAGCGCTTGATCAAGGATGTGATGAAGGAACTCCCTTCGCTGAAGCTTGATGCGGCACAATTCCTTGTCGAGCATAGCGCCGATCCCGACAATCGCACCGAGGTCGGCATCGATCAGATTGAATTTTGGGTGCAGACCAACCCCGGCACCAAACCGGGGCCAATGATGAAGGTGGCGTCGGGCGGGGAATTGTCTCGCTTTCTGTTGGCGCTGAAGGTGGCGATGGCCGACAAGGGCTCTGCCCCCACACTGGTGTTTGACGAGATTGATACCGGCGTTGGCGGTGCGGTGGCAGCTGCCATTGGGCGCCGTCTGGCACGGCTGGCAAGCAATGTGCAGGTGTTGTCGGTAACCCACGCGCCACAGGTGGCTTCGCAGGCGCAAGCCCATATGCGGATTGCCAAGACAGCCGTGAAGGGTGAGAAGCGCGTTGCAACTGGCGTCACGCTGATTGATGGCGATCATCGTGAAGAGGAAATTGCCCGTATGTTGGCAGGTGAAGTCATTTCCGAGGAAGCCCGTGCAGCGGCGCGGCGGCTGATGGCCGGAGAAAAAACGGAGGCCTGA
- the lpxC gene encoding UDP-3-O-acyl-N-acetylglucosamine deacetylase, which translates to MKKIRGRIMANLLNAKQTTLRDRVVVSGVGVHSGKPVEMILHPADANSGITFLRTNREKGTELEIKGTYQSVIDTRLCTIIGHPEKGMIATIEHLMAALVGYGVDNVVVEVDADEVPVMDGSSRAYIDAIDQVGLKELSAPRRYIRVLKPVRVQNGDSVGELLPHDGTRFDVTIDFDCETIGVQTFNEEMTPAVFKRDVSLARTFGFMSDVERLWAAGYALGSSLENSVVIGDDQKIVNPDGLRYTDEFVRHKTLDAVGDLALAGAQMLAHYRSYKGGHKLNFNMLEALFADDSNWEWVEASSTKRNAARVDLSHASSSIQAAMGPETN; encoded by the coding sequence ATGAAAAAGATTAGGGGCAGAATAATGGCCAACCTGCTGAACGCCAAGCAAACCACCCTTCGTGACCGCGTCGTAGTCTCCGGGGTCGGTGTGCATAGCGGCAAGCCTGTCGAAATGATCCTCCATCCAGCCGATGCCAATTCGGGTATCACCTTCCTGCGGACCAACCGCGAAAAGGGCACTGAGTTGGAGATCAAAGGCACCTATCAGTCGGTCATTGATACCCGTCTTTGCACAATCATCGGACATCCTGAAAAAGGCATGATCGCCACCATCGAACATTTGATGGCGGCTTTGGTCGGTTACGGCGTCGACAATGTGGTGGTGGAAGTGGATGCTGACGAAGTGCCGGTGATGGATGGCAGCTCGCGCGCCTATATCGACGCCATTGATCAGGTTGGCTTGAAAGAACTTTCCGCGCCGCGCCGCTACATTCGTGTGCTCAAGCCTGTGCGTGTGCAGAATGGCGATTCTGTCGGAGAACTTCTGCCGCATGATGGCACCCGATTTGATGTCACCATTGATTTTGATTGCGAGACCATCGGCGTTCAGACCTTCAACGAAGAAATGACTCCTGCGGTTTTCAAACGTGACGTCAGTCTGGCACGGACCTTCGGCTTCATGTCGGATGTTGAACGTCTTTGGGCCGCTGGTTATGCGCTCGGCTCATCTCTTGAAAATTCGGTTGTGATTGGGGATGACCAGAAAATCGTCAATCCTGACGGTTTGCGTTATACAGACGAATTCGTGCGTCACAAAACGCTCGATGCCGTTGGCGATCTGGCTTTGGCCGGTGCGCAGATGTTGGCGCATTATCGCTCTTACAAAGGTGGCCACAAGCTCAATTTCAACATGCTTGAAGCTTTGTTTGCGGATGACAGCAATTGGGAATGGGTGGAAGCCTCTTCAACCAAGCGCAATGCTGCGCGGGTGGATTTGTCCCATGCCAGTTCGTCCATTCAGGCTGCCATGGGTCCTGAGACCAACTGA